Proteins encoded together in one Salvelinus namaycush isolate Seneca chromosome 26, SaNama_1.0, whole genome shotgun sequence window:
- the LOC120021424 gene encoding immediate early response gene 5-like protein gives MINTMECAVDAQSLISISLRKIHNSRTQRGGIKLHKNLLVSYVLRNARQVYMNEKYAEIYRMQQYEEVMTVCNEIQELNPLDLAEDCEEQRGDCCGNGGVSEPASLCCAQLPVSQLVAVQSAHMQTPSACSAPLSLQRDEVCKETEPSFYQSCCAEAYPVSNCEFSPVNNLHCNKTTVLDLDTHVVTTVENGYLHQDCCASLQQCCQGAQYSGKKRKVDFEYYISDIEEVPDFTPCKRAKFEDCSYANSEHLDTSNISNLISIFGSGFSGLVSRQADLEQALALNGQFCSKQALSSLGAWTRAIVAF, from the coding sequence ATGATCAACACGATGGAGTGTGCAGTGGATGCACAAAGTCTAATATCTATTTCCTTACGGAAGATCCACAACTCCAGGACGCAGAGAGGAGGCATCAAGCTGCACAAAAACCTCCTGGTGTCCTATGTGTTGAGGAACGCCAGGCAGGTCTACATGAACGAGAAGTACGCGGAGATTTACAGGATGCAGCAGTACGAAGAGGTGATGACCGTCTGCAACGAGATCCAGGAGTTAAACCCGCTGGATTTGGCCGAGGATTGTGAGGAGCAGAGGGGGGACTGCTGCGGCAACGGCGGGGTGAGCGAGCCGGCGAGTCTGTGTTGCGCTCAGCTGCCAGTGAGCCAACTAGTAGCAGTGCAGTCAGCGCATATGCAAACCCCCTCCGCCTGCTccgcgcctctctctctccaaagagACGAGGTCTGCAAGGAGACAGAGCCCTCGTTTTACCAGAGCTGTTGTGCGGAGGCTTACCCTGTATCGAATTGCGAGTTTTCCCCGGTGAACAACTTACACTGCAACAAAACGACGGTGCTCGATTTGGACACGCACGTAGTGACTACTGTGGAGAATGGGTACCTTCACCAGGACTGCTGCGCGTCTCTCCAACAGTGCTGCCAGGGCGCACAGTACTCAGGCAAGAAACGCAAGGTTGACTTTGAATATTATATATCCGATATTGAGGAGGTACCGGATTTTACGCCGTGTAAAAGAGCGAAATTTGAGGATTGTTCCTATGCAAATTCGGAACACTTGGACACTTCGAACATTTCCAATCTGATCTCGATCTTCGGTTCGGGGTTTTCGGGGCTGGTGAGCAGACAGGCGGACTTAGAGCAAGCCTTAGCCTTGAACGGACAGTTCTGTAGCAAACAAGCCCTATCGAGTCTTGGGGCATGGACTAGAGCTATAGTAGCTTTTTGA